DNA sequence from the bacterium genome:
ATTATTTGTATCCGATGCATCGCGATATCGGTGCGCATTTTACCAAAGGTCAGTCAGCCAAAGTTTTGATGCTCAACCATCTTGCCCGTGCGGAAGGCCCGACACGCGGTGTGGACGGTACGGGACATTATTATGATAAAAATCTTCGAATCGTCGGTAATATCAGCCATTTGGCAGCAATGATACCTCAAGCCGTGGGTACGGCATTGGCGTCCGTAAAGAAAAAAGAAAATGCGGTCGTGATCAATTATGTCGGTGACGGCGGTATGAACGTCGGTGAATTTCACGAAGGCCTCAATATGGCCGCGGTATGGAAATTACCCTTTATCCTGATCATCGAAAACAATCAGTACGCGTATTCCACACCCAATACGTTACAGTTTGCTTGCGAAAGTCCAGTGGATCGTGCATTAGGGTATGGCATACCCGGCGTCAAAGTGGATGGTACGGATATTTTGGAAGTGTACCGTGTTTGTAAAGAAGCGTTTGAACGGGCGCGTCGCGGTGAAGGGCCGACGTTGATCGAATCGGTTACGATGCGTATGCGCGGACATGCCGAACACGACGGCCATGAATATTATCCTCCGGGGATCTTGGAAAAATGGGAGAAGAAAGACCCGATCATGCAGTTTGAGAAATTTCTTAAATCGGAGAAATTACTCACCGATAAAAT
Encoded proteins:
- a CDS encoding thiamine pyrophosphate-dependent dehydrogenase E1 component subunit alpha; translated protein: MKSKSVKKNKPTVKRNSVKSQPKMNESKSSLSYRALGLTPDDLLRMYRLMKLTRQFDQGIIRLYRQNKMIGGAYSGWGNEATAVGSAYPLLPHDYLYPMHRDIGAHFTKGQSAKVLMLNHLARAEGPTRGVDGTGHYYDKNLRIVGNISHLAAMIPQAVGTALASVKKKENAVVINYVGDGGMNVGEFHEGLNMAAVWKLPFILIIENNQYAYSTPNTLQFACESPVDRALGYGIPGVKVDGTDILEVYRVCKEAFERARRGEGPTLIESVTMRMRGHAEHDGHEYYPPGILEKWEKKDPIMQFEKFLKSEKLLTDKMIEDIDTSTKQEIDEAIEYADKAPWPEPSQAATWVYAE